The following coding sequences are from one Leptolyngbya sp. NIES-3755 window:
- a CDS encoding hypothetical protein (conserved hypothetical protein;~similar to AA sequence:cyanobase_aa:LBDG_15540) — translation MTQVLTKTTDQQILLHGDWEHFKLIQQGFEESRAKLSYYEGTIEILMPGEDHSTFTHILGYLITTFLIDQGITFKPTGDKTQEREREVSAQADQSYWLERPKPFPDLAIEVVFTSGGLSKLRKYRALGVAEVWFWQDGTLSLYHLRDGEYERVDRSELPGLKNLDIDLLKRCTLLGETDLGEAVRQFRVGYSRD, via the coding sequence ATGACACAAGTACTCACAAAAACAACCGATCAGCAAATCCTACTGCACGGAGATTGGGAACATTTCAAACTGATTCAGCAAGGTTTTGAGGAATCTCGTGCCAAACTCTCTTACTACGAAGGAACGATCGAGATTCTTATGCCCGGAGAAGACCACAGCACGTTTACACACATTCTTGGTTATTTGATTACCACTTTTCTCATCGATCAAGGCATTACTTTTAAACCCACAGGCGACAAGACTCAAGAGCGTGAACGGGAAGTTTCAGCACAAGCGGATCAATCCTACTGGCTTGAGCGCCCAAAACCTTTTCCTGATCTCGCGATCGAGGTTGTATTTACCAGCGGTGGTCTCTCCAAGCTTCGGAAATATCGAGCATTGGGAGTCGCTGAAGTTTGGTTTTGGCAAGATGGAACGTTATCGCTTTATCACTTGAGAGACGGAGAATATGAGCGTGTCGATCGTAGTGAACTTCCAGGACTCAAGAATCTAGATATCGATTTGTTGAAACGCTGTACTTTGCTTGGAGAAACCGATTTAGGGGAAGCGGTACGACAATTTCGAGTGGGATACTCTCGCGATTAG
- a CDS encoding putative DNA methyltransferase (similar to AA sequence:cyanobase_aa:sll0729) codes for MPQVKSPLRYPGGKSKAIDKILPHIPLNIREYREPFVGGGSVCLAVKQLFENQIRKYWINDLNFDLYCFWQFAKTEIEALVNQVETIKQKHTDGKELFRYFTREDLVLSDFDRAVRFFVLNRITFSGTVDSGGYSQQAFERRFTDSSIERLRKLSIHLSSINITHGDYETLLFEPGDNVFLFLDPPYLSATKSKLYGVRGKLHTDFDHERFANNMRGCSHRWLITYDDSPEVRKLFEFATIVEWTLQYGMNNYKQTSAAEGRELLIKNY; via the coding sequence ATGCCTCAAGTTAAAAGCCCGCTCCGTTATCCGGGTGGTAAATCAAAAGCGATCGACAAAATTCTCCCCCACATTCCACTCAACATCCGCGAATATCGTGAACCTTTCGTGGGCGGCGGGTCGGTCTGTCTTGCAGTAAAACAGCTTTTTGAAAATCAGATTAGAAAATATTGGATTAATGATTTAAACTTCGATTTATATTGCTTCTGGCAATTTGCAAAAACTGAGATCGAAGCACTTGTCAATCAAGTCGAAACTATTAAACAAAAACATACAGATGGTAAAGAATTATTCCGTTACTTTACTCGTGAAGATTTAGTTTTGAGTGACTTCGATCGAGCCGTTCGATTCTTCGTTCTCAATCGCATTACGTTCTCAGGGACAGTGGACTCAGGCGGATATTCTCAGCAAGCATTTGAGCGACGATTTACTGACTCTTCGATCGAGCGATTACGCAAATTATCGATTCATCTTTCCTCGATCAACATCACTCACGGCGATTATGAAACTCTACTATTTGAGCCTGGTGATAATGTGTTTCTCTTTCTCGATCCACCTTATCTAAGTGCAACAAAATCAAAGCTCTATGGAGTTCGAGGCAAGTTGCATACTGATTTCGACCACGAGCGTTTTGCGAATAACATGCGAGGTTGTTCACATCGTTGGCTGATCACTTATGATGATTCTCCCGAAGTTCGGAAGCTGTTTGAGTTTGCCACTATTGTTGAATGGACGCTGCAATATGGCATGAACAACTACAAGCAAACTTCTGCGGCTGAAGGTCGAGAACTTCTGATTAAAAACTATTAG
- a CDS encoding glycosyl transferase family protein (similar to AA sequence:cyanobase_aa:LBDG_06860): protein MFLSVVIPTYNRKPILEKCLRALEDQQYSEYEVVVVDDGSTDGTVEWLSNSTEFPHVRLFCQDHKGAAGARNFGVEQARGDTIVFIDSDLVVTEVFLRSHVEALIQGQKELGSVASGTGEPARLFTYGRVINTANFDDPTSEPYKLTDFSAAYFATGNVAIARHWLIEAGLFDTGFKQYGWEDLELGVRLKNLGLKLIKCPEAVGYHWHPAFSLDQIPRLIDVELQRGRMGVVFYQKHPTWDVKMMIQMTWIHRVLWGVLSVGGLLNERTLAPIMRSLINQGKPQLAEQVARIFLNWYNVRGVYAAYAEVQQNNT, encoded by the coding sequence GTGTTTTTGAGTGTTGTGATTCCGACGTACAACCGTAAACCGATTCTAGAAAAGTGCCTGAGAGCGCTAGAAGATCAGCAGTATTCAGAGTACGAAGTCGTTGTCGTGGATGATGGCTCGACGGATGGCACAGTCGAATGGTTGTCAAATTCGACCGAGTTTCCTCACGTTCGTTTGTTCTGTCAGGATCACAAAGGAGCGGCAGGTGCACGAAACTTTGGAGTGGAACAGGCAAGAGGAGACACGATCGTATTTATCGATAGCGATTTAGTTGTAACGGAAGTGTTTTTGCGATCGCATGTCGAAGCCTTGATTCAAGGACAAAAAGAATTAGGCAGCGTTGCCTCTGGCACAGGCGAGCCTGCCCGTCTTTTTACTTATGGTCGTGTGATCAATACCGCAAACTTTGATGATCCAACTTCTGAGCCTTACAAATTGACGGATTTTTCTGCGGCTTACTTTGCCACGGGAAATGTTGCGATCGCTCGTCACTGGTTAATCGAAGCGGGACTATTCGACACTGGATTTAAACAATACGGTTGGGAAGATCTAGAACTCGGTGTGCGACTGAAGAACTTAGGATTGAAACTGATTAAATGCCCTGAAGCGGTTGGATATCATTGGCATCCTGCTTTTTCCTTAGATCAAATTCCACGCTTAATTGATGTCGAACTTCAGCGCGGTCGAATGGGCGTTGTGTTTTATCAAAAGCATCCGACTTGGGATGTGAAAATGATGATTCAGATGACTTGGATTCACCGAGTCTTGTGGGGCGTATTGTCGGTGGGTGGATTGTTGAATGAGCGAACCCTTGCGCCAATTATGCGATCGCTGATCAACCAAGGAAAGCCCCAACTCGCTGAACAAGTCGCCCGAATTTTCCTCAACTGGTACAACGTCAGAGGTGTCTATGCTGCCTATGCTGAAGTGCAACAGAATAACACATAA
- a CDS encoding argininosuccinate synthase (similar to AA sequence:cyanobase_aa:LBDG_06870), with amino-acid sequence MGRAKKVVLAYSGGVDTSVCIPYLKQEWGVEEVITLAADLGQGDELEPIREKALSSGASVSLVADAKMNFVKDYAFPAIQANALYENRYPLSTALARPLIAKLLVDAAAEYGADAVAHGCTGKGNDQVRFDVAIAALNPDLKVLAPAREWGMSREETIAYGERFGISSPVKKKSPYSIDRNLLGRSIEAGPLEDPWTEPLEEIYVMTKAIEDTPNEPDYVEIGFEMGIPVSLDGRVLNPIELVSELNDRVGNHGIGRIDMVENRLVGIKSREIYETPALLVLIQAHRDLESLALTADVTHYKRGIEETYSQMIYNGLWYSPLKSALDAFVQQTQEKVTGTVRVKLFKGNSSIVGRKSEHSLYTPDLATYGAEDQFDHKAAEGFIYVWGLPTRVWSQQHRK; translated from the coding sequence ATGGGTCGTGCGAAGAAAGTTGTGTTGGCTTATTCCGGTGGAGTTGATACATCCGTTTGTATTCCATACCTCAAGCAAGAATGGGGAGTCGAAGAAGTCATCACCTTGGCGGCGGATCTGGGACAGGGAGATGAGTTAGAGCCGATTCGCGAGAAGGCACTCAGTTCAGGGGCATCGGTGTCTTTGGTGGCGGATGCGAAGATGAACTTTGTCAAGGATTACGCCTTTCCTGCCATTCAAGCGAATGCACTGTACGAAAATCGTTATCCGCTCTCGACTGCGTTGGCACGTCCGTTGATTGCGAAGTTGCTCGTAGATGCGGCGGCAGAATATGGGGCTGATGCGGTCGCTCATGGGTGTACTGGGAAGGGAAATGATCAGGTGCGGTTTGATGTGGCGATCGCGGCTCTCAATCCCGATTTGAAAGTGCTGGCTCCTGCTCGTGAATGGGGCATGAGTCGCGAAGAAACGATCGCGTATGGAGAGCGCTTCGGCATCTCGTCCCCGGTGAAGAAAAAATCGCCTTATAGTATCGATCGTAATTTGCTCGGTCGCAGTATTGAGGCAGGTCCACTCGAAGATCCTTGGACGGAACCGCTGGAAGAAATCTATGTGATGACGAAAGCGATCGAGGATACGCCCAATGAACCGGATTACGTTGAAATCGGCTTTGAAATGGGAATTCCCGTGAGCTTAGATGGGCGCGTGTTGAACCCGATCGAGTTGGTTTCCGAGTTAAACGATCGTGTGGGCAATCATGGGATCGGACGGATCGACATGGTGGAAAATCGCTTGGTCGGGATTAAATCACGCGAGATTTATGAAACGCCTGCGTTGTTGGTATTGATTCAAGCACACCGCGATTTGGAAAGTCTGGCACTGACCGCCGATGTAACGCACTACAAGCGAGGAATCGAAGAAACCTATTCGCAAATGATTTACAACGGCTTGTGGTACAGCCCGCTCAAATCTGCGCTGGATGCGTTTGTGCAGCAGACACAGGAGAAAGTCACGGGAACGGTTCGGGTGAAATTGTTTAAGGGCAATTCGTCGATCGTCGGTCGCAAGTCTGAGCATTCACTATATACCCCGGATCTTGCAACTTATGGAGCAGAGGATCAGTTCGATCACAAGGCAGCAGAAGGATTCATCTATGTCTGGGGCTTACCGACTCGTGTTTGGTCGCAGCAGCACCGGAAATAG